The following coding sequences are from one Muntiacus reevesi chromosome 17, mMunRee1.1, whole genome shotgun sequence window:
- the PNOC gene encoding prepronociceptin isoform X1, which produces MKILFCDLLLLSLFSSVSSSCQRDCLVCREKLRPTLDSFNLEVCILECEGKVFTSPPWTPCTKVMARGSWQLSPADPDHVVAAPDQPRASEMQHLKRMPRVRSLFQRQKRTEPGLEEVGEMEQKQLQKRFGGFTGARKSARKLANQKRFSEFMRQYLVLSMQSSQRRRTLHQNGVRALPKAACLQPQTCRLGIRTPPSPRH; this is translated from the exons ATGAAAATCCTGTTTTGTGACCTCCTGCTGCTGAGCCTCTTCTCCAGCGTGTCCAGCAGCTGTCAGAGGGACTGTCTGGTTTGCAGAGAGAAGCTCCGTCCCACTCTTGACAGCTTCAACCTCGAG GTGTGCATCCTCGAGTGTGAAGGGAAGGTCTTCACCAGCCCTCCCTGGACTCCATGCACCAAGGTCATGGCCAGAGGCTCCTGGCAGCTCAGCCCTGCTGACCCAGACCACGTGGTGGCTGCCCCGGACCAGCCCAGGGCCTCTGAGATGCAGCATCTGAAGCGAATGCCCCGGGTCAGGAGCCTCTTCCAAAGGCAGAAGAGGACAGAGCCCggcctggaggaggtgggagagatgGAGCAGAAGCAGCTGCAGAAGCGGTTCGGGGGCTTCACCGGGGCCCGGAAGTCGGCCCGGAAGTTGGCTAACCAGAAGCGGTTCAGTGAGTTTATGCGGCAGTACCTGGTCCTGAGCATGCAGTCCAGCCAGCGCCGGCGCACCCTGCACCAGAATG GTGTCCGGGCGCTCCCCAAAGCAGCATGCCTCCAGCCCCAAACCTGCCGGCTGGGCATCAGGACGCCTCCCTCCCCGAGGCACTGA
- the PNOC gene encoding prepronociceptin isoform X2 — MKILFCDLLLLSLFSSVSSSCQRDCLVCREKLRPTLDSFNLEVCILECEGKVFTSPPWTPCTKVMARGSWQLSPADPDHVVAAPDQPRASEMQHLKRMPRVRSLFQRQKRTEPGLEEVGEMEQKQLQKRFGGFTGARKSARKLANQKRFSEFMRQYLVLSMQSSQRRRTLHQNGNA; from the exons ATGAAAATCCTGTTTTGTGACCTCCTGCTGCTGAGCCTCTTCTCCAGCGTGTCCAGCAGCTGTCAGAGGGACTGTCTGGTTTGCAGAGAGAAGCTCCGTCCCACTCTTGACAGCTTCAACCTCGAG GTGTGCATCCTCGAGTGTGAAGGGAAGGTCTTCACCAGCCCTCCCTGGACTCCATGCACCAAGGTCATGGCCAGAGGCTCCTGGCAGCTCAGCCCTGCTGACCCAGACCACGTGGTGGCTGCCCCGGACCAGCCCAGGGCCTCTGAGATGCAGCATCTGAAGCGAATGCCCCGGGTCAGGAGCCTCTTCCAAAGGCAGAAGAGGACAGAGCCCggcctggaggaggtgggagagatgGAGCAGAAGCAGCTGCAGAAGCGGTTCGGGGGCTTCACCGGGGCCCGGAAGTCGGCCCGGAAGTTGGCTAACCAGAAGCGGTTCAGTGAGTTTATGCGGCAGTACCTGGTCCTGAGCATGCAGTCCAGCCAGCGCCGGCGCACCCTGCACCAGAATGGTAATGCGTAG